Proteins from one Cellulosilyticum lentocellum DSM 5427 genomic window:
- a CDS encoding NAD(P)/FAD-dependent oxidoreductase, with the protein MIRVQDIKLNLNEELSLLPEKIAKKLKIKTSDILEYRIFKEAIDARKKKDIKLVYTVDVATTKDKQLLAKMPELKWESMAYVCPIKGNQWLKHRPVVVGSGPCGLFAALILAQEGFKPIVLERGKAVDARVEDVEHFWQTGSFDPTSNVQFGEGGAGTFSDGKLTTQIKNKRCHKVLEEMVKAGAPDNILYKNKPHVGTDILRDVVKNIRETIIKLGGEYRFESQVTDIEYEHGEVKAVIINDKERLETQICILAIGHSARDTFIMLNNRQIHMEQKPFSMGMRIEHLQEWINEAQFGEENKNHEKLGAAEYKLVHHCANGRTAYSFCMCPGGYVIASASEEGRVVTNGMSEHSRDGKNANSAILVNVGPKDYGSDDPLAGMHLQRELEELAFHLGGEDYKAPVQLLGDFLNNQASTQIGIVKPTYTLGVKLTNMRAALPDFITSAIDEAMKVFGQKIKGFDHPEALFTGFETRSSSPIRLPRNEAYESNVKGLYPAGEGAGYAGGITSAAVDGIQVAEAIIQKYAGINE; encoded by the coding sequence ATGATTAGAGTACAAGATATCAAATTAAATTTGAATGAGGAGCTATCGCTACTTCCAGAGAAGATTGCTAAAAAATTAAAAATAAAAACATCTGATATTTTAGAGTATCGTATTTTTAAAGAAGCAATTGATGCTAGGAAAAAAAAGGATATTAAGCTAGTGTATACTGTAGATGTAGCTACCACTAAGGATAAGCAGCTATTAGCCAAGATGCCAGAGCTTAAGTGGGAGTCTATGGCTTATGTTTGCCCTATCAAAGGGAATCAATGGTTAAAGCATAGACCTGTTGTAGTAGGAAGTGGTCCTTGTGGATTATTTGCAGCACTTATTTTAGCGCAAGAAGGGTTTAAACCTATTGTGTTAGAACGTGGTAAAGCTGTAGATGCGCGTGTAGAGGATGTAGAGCACTTTTGGCAGACAGGTAGCTTCGATCCTACTTCTAATGTACAATTTGGAGAAGGTGGCGCAGGTACTTTTTCAGATGGCAAATTAACGACACAAATTAAAAATAAGCGTTGTCATAAAGTATTAGAGGAAATGGTGAAAGCCGGTGCACCAGATAATATTCTTTATAAGAATAAACCTCATGTTGGAACCGATATTTTAAGAGATGTTGTTAAAAATATACGTGAGACAATTATAAAACTGGGTGGTGAATACCGTTTTGAAAGTCAAGTAACGGATATTGAATATGAGCACGGTGAAGTTAAGGCTGTGATTATTAATGATAAAGAACGTCTAGAAACACAGATTTGTATTTTGGCTATTGGACATAGTGCAAGAGATACTTTTATAATGCTCAATAATCGTCAAATTCACATGGAGCAGAAGCCATTCTCTATGGGTATGCGCATAGAGCATTTGCAAGAATGGATTAATGAAGCACAATTTGGAGAAGAAAATAAGAATCATGAAAAACTGGGAGCAGCTGAATACAAACTCGTTCATCATTGTGCAAATGGACGTACCGCTTATAGCTTTTGTATGTGCCCAGGTGGTTATGTTATTGCTTCAGCTTCAGAAGAAGGCAGAGTGGTAACCAATGGCATGAGTGAACATAGCCGTGATGGTAAGAATGCTAATAGTGCTATTTTGGTAAATGTAGGTCCTAAAGATTATGGTAGTGATGATCCTCTGGCAGGAATGCACTTACAGCGTGAGTTAGAAGAATTGGCTTTTCATCTAGGAGGAGAAGATTATAAGGCACCTGTGCAGCTTCTTGGAGATTTTCTTAATAACCAAGCAAGTACACAAATTGGGATAGTGAAACCGACGTATACACTAGGTGTGAAGCTGACGAATATGAGAGCTGCTTTACCTGACTTTATAACAAGTGCTATAGATGAAGCTATGAAGGTCTTTGGACAAAAAATAAAAGGTTTTGACCATCCAGAAGCATTATTTACCGGCTTTGAGACAAGAAGTTCATCACCAATCCGTTTACCAAGAAATGAGGCTTATGAAAGTAATGTAAAAGGCCTTTATCCAGCAGGAGAAGGAGCAGGCTATGCAGGTGGTATTACTTCAGCAGCAGTAGATGGCATTCAAGTAGCAGAGGCTATTATTCAAAAATATGCTGGCATTAATGAATAA
- the hpt gene encoding hypoxanthine phosphoribosyltransferase, with protein MRADIEEILYSEEALNARLTELGEQITNDYTGKPLTVISILKGSNIFTSDLVRKINLPLKMDFMAVSSYGNATESTGVVRIIKDLDGSVEGENLLIVEDIVDSGLTLKYLKEILLTRNPASVKICTLLDKPARRKESVNIDYLGFEVPDGFIVGYGIDYAERYRNLPYVGILKRSVYEK; from the coding sequence ATGAGAGCAGATATTGAAGAAATTTTATATTCAGAAGAAGCATTAAATGCACGACTAACAGAGTTAGGTGAGCAAATTACAAATGATTATACAGGTAAACCACTAACGGTTATTAGCATTTTAAAAGGTTCTAATATTTTCACTAGTGATTTAGTAAGAAAGATTAACCTACCATTAAAAATGGATTTTATGGCAGTTTCTAGCTATGGTAATGCTACTGAATCAACAGGTGTTGTAAGAATTATTAAAGACCTAGATGGTAGTGTAGAAGGCGAAAATTTACTCATTGTCGAAGATATCGTAGATAGTGGTTTAACTTTAAAATATTTAAAAGAAATTTTATTAACGAGAAACCCTGCAAGTGTTAAGATTTGTACTTTATTAGATAAACCTGCACGTCGTAAGGAAAGTGTGAACATTGATTATTTAGGTTTTGAAGTACCAGATGGATTTATTGTAGGCTATGGTATTGATTATGCAGAGCGTTATCGTAATTTACCTTATGTAGGCATATTAAAAAGATCTGTTTACGAAAAATAA
- a CDS encoding AzlC family ABC transporter permease, translated as MNKKQFKRGLELGVPIGLGYFSVSIAFGMLAVGSGLSPLAAVIISMTNLTSAGQFAGVSLIAAGGSYIEMTLTMLMINARYFLMSLSLSQKFAKDFKRFEKLLVSFGVTDEIFAVAALEKEPICSSFLWGLITLPFVGWSLGTLMGAVMSGFLPSALQDALGIALYGMFIALIIPAAKGTKSILITILIAVACSCILKYIPGLNSISPGFAVIIVTLVAAGLAAYWYPIQEEEDSCTSSSVS; from the coding sequence ATGAATAAAAAACAATTTAAAAGGGGATTAGAACTAGGAGTGCCTATCGGCCTCGGTTATTTTTCTGTATCCATTGCCTTTGGGATGTTAGCTGTAGGGAGCGGTTTATCGCCTTTAGCAGCTGTTATTATTTCTATGACCAATCTCACTTCAGCAGGTCAATTTGCTGGTGTGAGCTTAATAGCAGCTGGAGGTTCTTATATAGAGATGACATTAACAATGCTTATGATTAATGCGAGGTATTTTTTGATGTCCTTATCTTTATCGCAAAAATTTGCTAAAGACTTCAAGAGATTTGAAAAGCTACTAGTGAGTTTTGGGGTGACGGATGAAATTTTTGCAGTGGCAGCTTTAGAAAAAGAGCCAATCTGCTCAAGTTTTTTATGGGGATTAATTACTTTGCCATTTGTTGGATGGAGCTTAGGAACGTTGATGGGTGCAGTAATGAGCGGTTTTTTACCAAGTGCACTTCAAGATGCTCTAGGTATTGCTTTGTATGGGATGTTTATTGCTTTAATTATTCCAGCAGCTAAGGGAACCAAGTCGATTTTAATAACGATTTTAATAGCTGTTGCCTGTAGTTGCATTTTAAAATACATCCCAGGTTTAAACAGTATTTCTCCAGGCTTTGCAGTCATTATAGTGACACTAGTTGCAGCGGGACTTGCTGCCTATTGGTATCCCATTCAAGAGGAGGAAGACTCATGTACATCATCATCAGTATCTTAA
- a CDS encoding AzlD domain-containing protein produces MYIIISILIMAGVTYFIRVLPVTLFQKPIKSLYIRSFLHYVPYAVLGAMTFPHILYSTEYSLHAAMGMLVALILGYFEKSLTLVALASVVAVYLCNVLL; encoded by the coding sequence ATGTACATCATCATCAGTATCTTAATTATGGCAGGCGTTACTTATTTCATTCGTGTGTTACCTGTAACGCTATTTCAAAAACCTATTAAGTCATTATATATTCGTTCCTTCTTACATTATGTGCCTTATGCAGTATTAGGAGCTATGACTTTTCCGCATATCTTATATAGTACAGAGTATAGCTTACATGCGGCAATGGGGATGTTAGTGGCTCTTATTTTAGGATATTTTGAAAAAAGTTTAACTTTGGTAGCTCTAGCGAGTGTGGTAGCCGTTTATTTATGTAATGTGTTATTATAA
- the sfsA gene encoding DNA/RNA nuclease SfsA encodes MKEMKYEGIVKAIFIERPNRFIALCKVNQEICKVHVKNTGRCAELLIKGVTVYLQESEDPKRKTKYSLIAVEKGNRLINMDSQAPNEVVEEALASGKLKLPGMEEGLTFIKREVTYDASRFDFYVETYEKKGFVEVKGVTLEQDGYVMFPDAPTERGLRHVEELIKAKQEGYECYVVFVIQMKDVLYFKPHVERQKAFAEALKRADKLGVRLLAYDCLVTPDTLELDHSVQVQLEEV; translated from the coding sequence ATGAAAGAAATGAAATATGAAGGCATAGTCAAGGCCATTTTTATAGAACGTCCTAATCGTTTTATTGCCTTATGCAAAGTAAACCAAGAAATATGTAAAGTACATGTAAAAAATACAGGGCGATGTGCTGAGTTATTAATCAAAGGGGTGACCGTCTATCTTCAAGAAAGTGAGGATCCTAAACGTAAAACAAAATACTCATTAATTGCAGTAGAAAAAGGCAATCGTCTCATTAATATGGACTCACAGGCACCTAATGAGGTGGTAGAGGAAGCTTTAGCCAGTGGCAAGCTAAAGCTTCCTGGTATGGAAGAAGGTTTGACCTTTATTAAAAGAGAAGTAACCTATGATGCATCTCGTTTTGATTTCTACGTAGAAACCTATGAGAAAAAAGGGTTTGTAGAAGTCAAGGGCGTTACTTTAGAGCAAGATGGTTATGTGATGTTTCCTGATGCGCCTACAGAAAGAGGACTAAGACATGTAGAAGAACTAATCAAGGCAAAGCAAGAGGGATATGAGTGTTATGTTGTGTTTGTCATTCAAATGAAAGATGTGTTATACTTTAAACCTCATGTAGAAAGACAAAAGGCCTTCGCTGAGGCACTAAAAAGAGCTGATAAGTTAGGTGTGAGGCTCTTAGCTTATGATTGCCTGGTTACACCAGATACTTTAGAACTTGATCATAGCGTACAGGTTCAGTTAGAAGAAGTATAA
- a CDS encoding HAD family hydrolase — MYRLAIFDLDGTLLNSIGDLMSACNVALAHFNYPLHEEKDYKQFVGNGIYKLVERALPIEDRGEECVKEVKAVFDAYYKEHSLDQTRPYEGIIELLTALKAEGIPCCVLTNKVQAYAKELVKHFFGDLVEEVIGQREGIPTKPNPIGVIQLLESYKVAPSECIYVGDSNVDIKTAENAGVDAIGVLWGFRDEKELKEAGATYLAKDTHMLKTQILGEYK, encoded by the coding sequence ATGTATCGTTTAGCAATATTTGATTTAGATGGCACCTTACTTAATTCTATAGGTGATTTGATGAGCGCGTGCAATGTGGCGCTAGCCCATTTTAACTATCCTTTACATGAAGAAAAGGATTATAAGCAATTTGTAGGGAATGGGATTTATAAGTTAGTGGAACGTGCGCTTCCTATAGAAGATAGAGGAGAGGAATGTGTCAAAGAAGTAAAGGCTGTTTTTGATGCTTATTATAAAGAACATAGTTTAGATCAAACTAGGCCCTATGAGGGAATTATAGAACTTTTAACAGCTCTTAAGGCAGAGGGAATTCCTTGCTGCGTATTGACTAATAAAGTACAGGCTTATGCCAAGGAACTTGTAAAACATTTTTTCGGAGATTTAGTAGAAGAAGTGATTGGACAAAGAGAGGGTATTCCTACTAAACCTAATCCTATAGGAGTCATACAATTATTAGAGTCTTATAAGGTAGCGCCTTCGGAGTGTATTTATGTAGGTGATTCTAATGTAGATATAAAAACAGCTGAAAATGCAGGTGTAGATGCTATTGGCGTACTTTGGGGATTTAGGGATGAAAAAGAATTAAAAGAAGCTGGAGCTACTTATTTGGCAAAAGATACACATATGCTCAAAACTCAAATTTTAGGAGAATATAAATAG
- a CDS encoding peptidylprolyl isomerase — protein MENKVLAVVDGRAIKQSDLYDLLRSIGQNAMQFQSEEGQKQLVDELVMQELLYSDAIKHGLDKEEEFTAALEQMTKSLLKQYAMGKLLESVTASDEEVKEYYETHQGQFKSDEAAKANHILVATLEEAEKVAEEIKAGLSFAEAAKKYSTCPSASQGGALGEFTRGRMVPEFETAAFAMSPGEISAPVQTQFGYHIIELEALTPAGLSPLEAVKEQVKEQCLLAKRQALYLAKRQELESLYTVEMQ, from the coding sequence ATGGAAAATAAAGTACTTGCTGTTGTAGACGGCAGAGCAATCAAACAATCTGATCTTTATGACTTACTTCGTAGCATTGGACAAAATGCTATGCAGTTCCAAAGTGAAGAAGGTCAAAAACAATTAGTAGATGAACTTGTTATGCAAGAATTGCTATACTCAGATGCGATTAAACATGGCTTAGATAAGGAAGAAGAATTCACTGCTGCTCTTGAGCAAATGACTAAATCTTTACTTAAACAATATGCTATGGGTAAACTTCTTGAAAGCGTAACAGCTTCTGATGAAGAAGTAAAAGAATACTATGAAACACATCAAGGCCAATTCAAATCTGATGAAGCAGCTAAAGCTAACCACATATTAGTAGCAACTTTAGAAGAAGCTGAAAAAGTAGCTGAGGAAATCAAAGCTGGGCTTTCTTTTGCAGAAGCTGCAAAAAAATATTCAACTTGTCCTTCTGCTTCACAAGGCGGTGCTTTAGGAGAATTTACTCGCGGTCGTATGGTACCTGAGTTTGAAACTGCTGCTTTCGCTATGTCACCAGGAGAAATCTCTGCTCCTGTTCAAACACAATTTGGTTATCACATCATTGAATTAGAAGCACTAACACCTGCTGGCCTTTCACCACTTGAAGCAGTGAAAGAACAAGTAAAAGAACAATGTCTTTTAGCAAAACGTCAAGCACTTTATCTTGCAAAACGTCAAGAATTAGAAAGCCTGTATACTGTAGAAATGCAATAA
- the yfcE gene encoding phosphodiesterase has translation MRYLILSDLHGSETYLRPMLSLFEEQGFDFLILLGDILYHGPRNPLPEGHNPQGVVNLLNTYSDRIIACRGNCDAEVDQMLLNFPCLSDYSLIVDEGIKLFATHGHRYAAENFPKSPGKQVFLYGHTHLWELREEGDLVICNPGSISLPKENRPSTYATYENGTLSVYDFSHCLLGRLSVK, from the coding sequence ATGCGTTATTTAATTTTATCTGATTTACATGGTAGCGAAACTTATTTAAGACCTATGCTTTCTTTATTTGAAGAACAAGGTTTTGATTTTCTCATTTTACTAGGAGATATTCTTTATCACGGTCCTCGTAATCCTCTTCCAGAAGGTCACAATCCTCAAGGCGTTGTAAATCTATTAAATACTTATAGCGATCGTATTATTGCTTGTCGTGGTAACTGTGATGCCGAGGTTGACCAAATGCTTTTAAATTTCCCTTGCTTAAGTGATTATAGCCTTATTGTAGATGAAGGCATTAAGCTCTTTGCAACTCATGGACACCGTTATGCAGCTGAGAACTTTCCTAAATCTCCTGGCAAACAAGTTTTCCTCTATGGCCATACACACTTATGGGAACTTCGTGAAGAGGGAGACCTTGTCATTTGTAATCCTGGTTCTATTTCTCTTCCTAAAGAAAATAGACCTTCTACTTATGCCACTTATGAAAATGGTACCCTAAGTGTTTATGACTTTAGTCACTGTTTACTCGGTCGTTTATCTGTTAAATAA
- a CDS encoding ABC transporter ATP-binding protein codes for MNNRIELQHIDKSFYTDEGEIIVLKDLSLNLKPGKILALLGPSGSGKSTVLNILTDLIKPSSGKVMINGKIGYMFQHDHLLEWRTIMDNVTIGLEIQKKLSEENRHRVEVLLENYGLGEFKNRFPKELSGGMRQRAALIRTLATNPDILLLDEPFSALDYQTRLLVSDDIYGIIKKEHKEAILVTHDISEAISMADEISVLSKRPAYVKHTYEIHLTVAGDRTPLSSRKAPEFKDYFDILWKELETNE; via the coding sequence ATGAATAATCGTATAGAATTACAGCATATAGATAAAAGCTTTTATACAGATGAAGGTGAAATTATAGTGCTGAAAGACCTTAGCTTAAATTTAAAACCTGGGAAGATATTGGCACTTCTTGGCCCATCAGGGAGCGGGAAGTCAACAGTACTCAATATACTAACTGATTTAATAAAGCCGAGCAGTGGAAAAGTTATGATTAATGGGAAGATAGGGTACATGTTTCAGCATGACCATTTATTAGAATGGCGTACCATTATGGATAATGTAACCATTGGTCTAGAGATTCAAAAGAAATTAAGTGAGGAAAATCGGCATAGGGTAGAGGTCTTATTAGAAAATTATGGACTAGGCGAATTTAAAAATCGTTTTCCGAAGGAATTATCAGGTGGTATGAGGCAAAGGGCAGCTCTTATTCGTACCTTGGCGACTAATCCAGATATTTTACTATTAGATGAACCATTTTCAGCATTAGACTATCAAACAAGATTATTAGTAAGTGATGATATTTATGGCATTATCAAAAAAGAGCATAAGGAAGCCATACTTGTTACTCATGACATCTCAGAGGCCATTTCAATGGCAGATGAAATCAGTGTGCTTTCTAAAAGACCTGCGTATGTAAAGCATACCTATGAAATTCATTTAACAGTTGCAGGAGATAGAACACCTCTTTCAAGTAGAAAAGCACCTGAATTTAAAGATTATTTTGATATACTGTGGAAGGAGCTGGAAACCAATGAATGA
- a CDS encoding ABC transporter permease, producing the protein MNDKSEGYLHYLNEKKRKKRRILRWQLILLVGFIGLWEVAARLGWLNTFLFSSPSEVYQLFLVYIGDGSLFKHVAISVWETILGFSIGTALGIIIAIGLWWSETVAKILDPVLVVLNALPKTALAPILIVWAGAGIGGIVLTAVTISIVTTILSAYNYFIHMDEEKIKMLTSFGATKVQILTKLILPANLANIVNIIKINIGLSWVGVIVGEFLVSRYGLGYLIVYGGQVFRLDLVMMGVVVLAVCAFVMYSIVGFVEKLIIKKRVTK; encoded by the coding sequence ATGAATGATAAAAGCGAAGGCTATTTACATTATTTAAATGAAAAGAAACGAAAGAAAAGACGTATTTTAAGATGGCAGCTCATATTGTTAGTAGGTTTTATTGGGTTGTGGGAAGTAGCTGCTAGATTAGGATGGTTAAATACTTTTTTATTTAGTAGCCCTAGTGAAGTCTATCAACTTTTTTTAGTTTATATAGGAGATGGAAGTCTTTTTAAACATGTAGCTATTTCAGTTTGGGAAACGATTTTAGGTTTTTCAATAGGCACTGCTTTAGGCATTATCATAGCCATTGGTCTGTGGTGGTCAGAAACTGTTGCTAAAATATTAGACCCTGTGCTTGTAGTACTCAATGCTTTACCTAAAACAGCTTTAGCCCCCATCTTAATTGTATGGGCTGGAGCAGGTATTGGTGGTATTGTATTAACAGCAGTAACGATTTCTATAGTGACGACTATTTTGTCAGCCTATAATTATTTCATTCATATGGATGAAGAAAAGATAAAAATGTTAACCAGTTTTGGAGCTACAAAAGTACAAATTTTAACGAAGCTTATTTTGCCAGCTAACCTAGCCAATATCGTTAATATTATTAAAATTAATATTGGCTTATCTTGGGTGGGGGTGATTGTCGGAGAATTTTTAGTATCTCGTTATGGCTTAGGTTATTTGATTGTTTATGGAGGTCAGGTATTTAGGCTAGACTTAGTTATGATGGGCGTTGTCGTATTAGCAGTATGTGCTTTTGTGATGTACAGTATTGTAGGTTTTGTCGAAAAGCTTATTATTAAGAAAAGAGTCACCAAATAA
- a CDS encoding ABC transporter substrate-binding protein: MRKIKSILIVTLSFILLTFGMTGCNEQGLKKVTIAEVTHSIFYAPQYVAIEAGYFKDEGIDVQLILTQGADKTMAALLSNEAQVGFMGPEASIYVYNQGSKDYAINFAQVTKRDGTFLVGRTEIDSFNFDMLKGKQIIGGRKGGMPEMTLEYVLKNQGLTLGENLAEGNTQVRTDIQFAAMGGAFVGGEGDFVTLFEPTATQLEEQGQGYILASMGQLSGEIPYTAYSALSSYMAKNPDMIQKFTNAIYKGQQYVETHTAEEIADLIAPQFKEMKKEQLVKVVQRYKDNDTWCTDPILKEESLNRLMDVMELAGELNQRPAYQELVNTTFAEEAVK, from the coding sequence ATGAGAAAGATTAAATCTATTTTAATTGTAACCTTATCATTTATATTACTAACCTTTGGCATGACGGGGTGCAACGAGCAAGGCCTAAAGAAGGTGACTATTGCAGAAGTAACGCATTCTATTTTTTATGCGCCACAGTATGTGGCTATAGAGGCAGGTTATTTTAAAGATGAAGGTATAGATGTTCAGCTCATTTTAACACAAGGAGCCGATAAGACTATGGCAGCGCTTCTTTCAAATGAAGCACAGGTGGGTTTCATGGGACCAGAAGCTTCTATTTATGTTTATAATCAAGGGAGTAAAGACTATGCTATTAATTTTGCACAAGTGACAAAACGTGATGGTACCTTTCTGGTAGGACGTACCGAGATTGACAGTTTTAATTTTGACATGCTTAAAGGCAAACAGATTATTGGCGGTAGAAAAGGCGGAATGCCAGAAATGACGTTAGAATATGTACTAAAAAATCAAGGCTTAACCTTAGGAGAAAACTTAGCTGAAGGAAATACTCAGGTGAGGACGGACATTCAATTTGCAGCCATGGGTGGGGCTTTTGTTGGTGGTGAAGGTGATTTCGTAACTTTATTTGAGCCAACAGCTACTCAGCTAGAAGAACAAGGTCAAGGTTATATTCTAGCTTCTATGGGACAATTATCAGGAGAAATACCTTATACAGCTTATTCAGCTTTAAGTAGTTATATGGCTAAAAATCCTGATATGATTCAAAAATTTACTAATGCTATTTACAAAGGCCAGCAATATGTGGAAACACATACAGCAGAAGAAATAGCAGATTTAATTGCACCACAGTTTAAAGAAATGAAAAAAGAACAATTAGTAAAAGTAGTGCAGCGTTATAAAGATAATGATACCTGGTGCACAGATCCTATTCTTAAAGAAGAAAGCTTAAATAGATTAATGGACGTTATGGAGCTTGCTGGAGAGCTCAATCAGCGCCCAGCTTATCAGGAGTTAGTCAATACAACCTTTGCAGAGGAAGCTGTTAAATAA
- a CDS encoding YkgJ family cysteine cluster protein codes for MKCRDFCGACCIAPSISSPIPGMPQGKKANERCIQLDENNRCKIFEDPRRPKVCGALMPSKEMCGQSKEAALAYLETLETATAPGK; via the coding sequence ATGAAATGTAGAGATTTTTGTGGTGCATGTTGTATTGCGCCTTCGATTAGTTCACCTATTCCAGGTATGCCTCAGGGGAAAAAGGCCAATGAAAGGTGCATTCAACTAGATGAAAACAACCGTTGTAAAATTTTTGAGGATCCTAGAAGGCCTAAAGTCTGTGGCGCATTAATGCCGAGTAAAGAGATGTGTGGCCAGTCTAAGGAAGCAGCATTAGCTTACTTAGAAACATTAGAAACAGCTACAGCACCTGGAAAATAG
- the ybaK gene encoding Cys-tRNA(Pro) deacylase: MGNPKTNVMRLLEQAKIPYEVTTYEVADGKIDGQAVAAKIHKPAEQVYKTLVAVGHSKNNYVFVVPVDEELDLKKASKIAGEKSIEMLHVKDLQKTTGYIRGGCSPIGMKKLFKTFIHQSAESREEITVSGGKIGVQVTLAPQALCDYIKGSFEDVIKA; the protein is encoded by the coding sequence ATGGGAAATCCAAAAACAAATGTTATGCGTCTTTTAGAACAAGCAAAAATTCCTTATGAGGTAACAACCTATGAGGTGGCAGATGGGAAAATTGATGGACAAGCAGTAGCAGCTAAAATACATAAACCAGCAGAGCAGGTTTATAAAACTTTAGTAGCAGTAGGACATTCAAAGAATAACTATGTATTTGTGGTTCCAGTAGATGAAGAATTAGATTTAAAAAAGGCAAGTAAAATAGCAGGAGAAAAAAGTATAGAAATGCTTCATGTTAAGGATTTACAAAAAACGACAGGTTATATTCGAGGAGGTTGTTCTCCTATTGGTATGAAGAAGCTGTTTAAAACTTTTATTCATCAATCAGCTGAAAGTAGAGAAGAAATAACCGTAAGCGGCGGAAAAATAGGGGTACAAGTTACGCTTGCACCCCAAGCTTTATGTGATTACATTAAAGGTAGTTTTGAAGATGTCATTAAGGCGTAA
- a CDS encoding DUF3810 domain-containing protein, with protein sequence MKKRSIIFIFILFMIGLTYIVGLSSPTLIETYYSLGFNKWFLQFLSHCTGFIPLSLFEIGIYSLLLCLAYRLLIWLYIAFKRTTPFKRHLTKGLLHIFYFGLTLIFLFYWEWGFNYNRVPLRDTLSFTRTTFTTEELGRLYETLIEKANTLRPFVNEDENGYMTIPGGYKSVFARADLGYLELAKLYPIFYGSYGKPKPILASTYMNYTGITGIYSPFTGEANVNVAILPQALPYTTLHEMAHQRGFASEDECNFIAFLACSVHPDVDFEYSGYLLALAYTNNALSSTNPELLKQLNTKLSDKVKADIHYNNTFWKHYSGPIEKASSKVNDTYLKANGISDGERSYGRMVDLLLSYYHDTLDVTP encoded by the coding sequence ATGAAAAAACGATCCATTATCTTTATATTCATTCTTTTTATGATAGGCCTAACTTATATTGTAGGTCTCTCCTCCCCTACCTTGATTGAAACCTATTATTCGCTAGGCTTCAACAAATGGTTTTTACAGTTTTTAAGTCATTGTACTGGCTTTATACCTCTTTCTCTTTTTGAAATTGGCATTTATAGTTTACTGCTTTGTCTAGCTTATCGTTTATTGATCTGGTTATACATAGCATTTAAAAGAACTACGCCTTTTAAGAGGCATCTTACAAAAGGTCTCTTACATATCTTTTATTTTGGATTAACACTCATTTTCCTTTTCTATTGGGAATGGGGCTTTAATTATAATCGTGTGCCCTTACGTGATACACTTAGTTTCACCCGAACGACTTTTACAACCGAAGAACTTGGACGTTTATATGAGACCCTCATAGAAAAGGCCAATACACTTAGACCTTTTGTTAACGAAGATGAAAATGGTTATATGACGATTCCTGGTGGCTATAAAAGTGTTTTTGCCAGAGCAGATTTAGGTTATCTAGAACTTGCTAAGCTTTACCCCATTTTTTATGGAAGCTATGGTAAACCCAAACCTATTTTAGCCTCTACTTATATGAACTACACTGGCATTACAGGGATTTATTCACCGTTTACAGGTGAAGCCAATGTTAATGTTGCTATCTTACCACAAGCACTACCTTATACAACACTTCATGAAATGGCCCATCAAAGAGGCTTTGCTAGCGAGGATGAATGTAATTTTATCGCTTTTCTAGCTTGCTCAGTTCATCCTGATGTGGATTTTGAGTACTCTGGGTATCTTCTTGCATTAGCTTATACTAATAACGCCTTATCTAGCACTAATCCAGAGCTTTTAAAACAGCTAAATACAAAGCTTTCAGATAAAGTTAAAGCAGATATTCACTATAACAATACCTTTTGGAAGCACTATAGCGGCCCTATTGAAAAGGCTTCAAGTAAAGTCAATGACACTTATTTAAAAGCTAATGGCATCAGTGATGGTGAACGTAGCTACGGCCGCATGGTTGACTTACTACTAAGCTACTATCACGATACCCTAGACGTTACGCCTTAA